Proteins from a single region of Lujinxingia litoralis:
- a CDS encoding DUF1697 domain-containing protein: MSMNEYVVLLRGINVGGVRIKMDALRQTLEQAGFEEVRTLLASGNVLLKSSSAESREVKDQAEVALRQAFGYEAWVVVTVPALLRQIVEAFPFDEHHDQMQPYVIFASEPDALDELAALAPELNADEERVEPGPGVLYWEVARGKSTRSLLAKASAKARYASVLTTRNMRTLRKILAKTSG, translated from the coding sequence ATGTCGATGAACGAGTACGTGGTGCTGCTGCGAGGGATCAATGTGGGGGGCGTGCGTATCAAGATGGATGCGTTGCGCCAGACCCTGGAGCAGGCGGGCTTTGAGGAGGTGCGCACGCTGCTCGCCAGCGGAAACGTGCTCTTGAAAAGTTCCAGCGCAGAGAGCCGGGAGGTCAAAGACCAGGCAGAAGTCGCCCTTCGCCAGGCCTTCGGCTACGAAGCGTGGGTCGTGGTCACGGTGCCGGCTCTCCTGCGTCAGATCGTGGAGGCCTTCCCCTTTGACGAGCATCACGACCAGATGCAGCCCTACGTGATCTTTGCTTCGGAGCCGGACGCCCTCGATGAACTCGCGGCGCTGGCGCCCGAACTCAATGCGGACGAAGAACGCGTGGAGCCGGGGCCCGGCGTGCTCTATTGGGAGGTTGCGCGAGGCAAAAGCACCAGGTCGCTCCTCGCGAAGGCGTCGGCAAAAGCACGCTACGCCTCGGTGCTGACCACCCGCAACATGCGCACGCTTCGCAAGATACTGGCGAAGACGAGTGGATGA
- a CDS encoding SDR family oxidoreductase, with amino-acid sequence MSVIILGATSPIARAVAERYAEAGYAVALAARDQEEGARSAADLRIRYGVETQAFAFDACDFDSHPDLIARVEDALGPIDVALVAFGFMGDQHDSQSDFAKARRVIDVNYTGAVSVCEALAGVMRARGAGSIVGLSSVAGDRGRASNYFYGSAKGALTLYLQGLRNRLAGEGVHVMTVKLGFVDTPMTFELDTAIPIASPTKAGGAIFQAERQKIETFYYPRFWGGIMGVIKAIPEKVFKRLSL; translated from the coding sequence ATGAGCGTGATCATTTTAGGTGCGACCTCGCCAATCGCCCGTGCTGTCGCCGAGCGCTACGCCGAGGCAGGGTACGCGGTGGCCCTGGCGGCCCGTGACCAGGAAGAGGGCGCGCGCAGCGCGGCCGATTTGCGCATCCGCTACGGAGTTGAGACGCAGGCGTTTGCGTTTGATGCCTGCGACTTCGACAGCCACCCCGATCTCATCGCCCGCGTCGAAGACGCGCTGGGGCCGATCGACGTCGCGCTGGTCGCCTTCGGGTTTATGGGAGACCAGCATGACTCCCAGAGCGACTTCGCGAAGGCTCGCCGCGTCATTGATGTCAACTACACCGGGGCGGTCAGCGTGTGCGAGGCCCTTGCCGGGGTGATGCGCGCGCGCGGCGCCGGTAGCATTGTCGGGCTCTCGTCGGTGGCCGGCGATCGTGGCCGCGCGTCAAATTACTTCTACGGTAGCGCCAAGGGCGCGCTCACCCTCTATCTGCAGGGGTTGCGCAATCGTCTGGCCGGTGAGGGCGTTCATGTGATGACCGTGAAGCTCGGTTTCGTCGACACCCCCATGACCTTTGAGCTTGATACGGCCATCCCCATCGCCAGCCCCACCAAAGCCGGGGGGGCGATTTTTCAGGCGGAGCGGCAGAAGATCGAAACCTTCTACTATCCGCGCTTCTGGGGCGGAATCATGGGCGTGATCAAAGCCATCCCCGAAAAAGTCTTTAAACGTCTTTCGCTCTGA
- a CDS encoding FAD-binding oxidoreductase produces the protein MTTTSWATKPLAGWGRYPVIDATCARPESQPQTLHAFDERHGDAVLAHGFGRSYGDASLLSQGRILLTTRLDKMLAFDEVTGLLRCESGVTIGELIDVFLPRGWFVPVVPGTQFVSVGGAIGCNIHGKNHGHAGCFGDHVRRIDMLTASGEMVSCGPDEHPDLFWATVGGMGLTGVILSVELQLYPVESAAIEMESIRFNNLDEFFAISAESSDYFHTVSWIDCVKGGEQMGRGIFMRGRHASADAAAELREGPLQALLERAQRLLDGRAFQSNQLLNRATIRLFNEAYYHKHPAGELHSVVGYQPFFFPLDAVENWNYIYGERGFLQYQMVVPEREAVREILKVISKSKMASFLAVIKEFGDRDHGGLSFPCAGTTLALDFPNFGAPLLAMMERLDDIVVEAGGRIYLGKDARLSREMFRRMYPGWEEWKAVRDRWDPDRVFQSDLGLRLGLVDATAA, from the coding sequence ATGACCACCACCTCCTGGGCGACGAAGCCCCTGGCCGGCTGGGGGCGCTACCCCGTGATCGATGCGACGTGTGCGCGGCCCGAGTCCCAACCTCAAACCTTGCACGCCTTTGACGAGCGCCACGGTGACGCGGTGCTCGCCCATGGCTTCGGCCGCAGCTACGGCGACGCCTCCCTCCTGAGTCAGGGACGAATACTCCTGACCACTCGCCTCGACAAAATGCTGGCGTTTGACGAGGTGACGGGGCTGCTGCGCTGTGAAAGTGGCGTGACCATCGGCGAACTCATTGATGTCTTTTTGCCTCGGGGCTGGTTTGTGCCGGTGGTCCCGGGGACGCAATTTGTAAGCGTGGGCGGGGCCATCGGTTGCAACATCCACGGCAAAAACCACGGTCACGCCGGCTGCTTCGGCGATCATGTCCGGCGAATCGACATGTTGACCGCTTCCGGTGAGATGGTGAGCTGTGGCCCCGACGAGCACCCGGACCTTTTCTGGGCAACGGTGGGCGGGATGGGGTTGACCGGCGTGATCTTGAGCGTTGAGTTGCAACTCTACCCGGTGGAGAGCGCGGCGATCGAGATGGAGTCGATTCGCTTCAACAATCTCGATGAGTTCTTCGCCATCAGCGCCGAAAGCTCCGACTACTTTCATACCGTGTCGTGGATCGACTGCGTGAAGGGCGGCGAACAGATGGGTCGCGGCATTTTTATGCGCGGTCGTCACGCGTCGGCGGACGCGGCGGCAGAGCTGAGGGAAGGGCCGCTTCAGGCGCTTCTTGAGCGCGCTCAGCGACTCCTGGACGGACGGGCCTTTCAGTCCAATCAGCTGCTGAATCGGGCGACCATCCGCCTCTTCAACGAAGCGTACTACCATAAGCATCCTGCCGGTGAACTCCACTCGGTGGTGGGCTATCAGCCCTTCTTCTTCCCGCTGGATGCCGTGGAGAATTGGAACTACATCTACGGCGAGCGAGGTTTCTTGCAGTACCAGATGGTGGTGCCTGAGAGAGAGGCCGTGCGCGAGATTCTCAAGGTGATTTCCAAAAGCAAGATGGCCTCGTTCCTTGCGGTCATCAAAGAGTTTGGGGACCGTGATCACGGTGGGCTCTCCTTCCCCTGTGCGGGGACCACGCTCGCGCTGGATTTTCCGAACTTCGGAGCCCCCTTGCTCGCTATGATGGAGCGTCTCGACGATATCGTGGTCGAAGCCGGTGGCCGCATCTACCTCGGCAAGGACGCTCGCCTGAGCCGGGAGATGTTCCGTCGAATGTATCCAGGGTGGGAGGAGTGGAAGGCCGTGCGCGACCGCTGGGACCCGGATCGTGTGTTCCAGTCGGACCTGGGCCTGCGCCTGGGACTCGTTGATGCCACCGCAGCTTAA
- the zigA gene encoding zinc metallochaperone GTPase ZigA, which produces MKVHDIADKRLPVTLLSGFLGAGKTTLLNHILHNRQGLRVAVIVNDMSEINVDAQLVERGGASLSRTEETLVELSNGCICCTLREDLLLEVRRLAEEGRFDYLVIESTGISEPVPVAQTFTFSDEEGTSLQDVARLDTLVTVVDAGRFLHDYRAARSLEEHGESLGEGDERTVTDLLVEQVEFADVIVINKVDRLGDEELEELSAVLRALNPGARQLRAEHARIPLEEVLNTGRFDFDEASRSAAWVRELNGEHTPETEAYGIGSFVYRATAPFNAEKIWAYMNDASNWKGMLRSKGFFWVASDHRAVYEWAQAGGVSDVRPVGLWWASIPEEHWDFAPEDRPDAQDDWDERFGDRSQQLVFIGQHLDVAKIRASLDACLLDDELLRLGSRHWMDLPHPLPRSMPAGD; this is translated from the coding sequence ATGAAAGTGCATGACATCGCGGACAAACGCCTTCCCGTTACCCTTCTCTCGGGCTTTCTCGGCGCGGGGAAAACCACACTCCTGAACCACATCCTTCACAACCGTCAGGGCCTAAGGGTCGCAGTCATCGTCAACGATATGAGTGAGATCAACGTCGATGCTCAGCTTGTCGAGCGGGGAGGGGCGTCGCTCTCCAGGACCGAAGAGACGTTGGTCGAGCTTTCGAACGGGTGCATCTGCTGCACGCTGCGCGAAGACCTGCTTCTGGAGGTGCGGCGCCTGGCCGAGGAGGGACGCTTTGATTATCTGGTCATCGAGTCGACCGGGATTTCTGAACCGGTGCCGGTAGCGCAAACCTTTACCTTCAGCGATGAGGAGGGCACGAGCCTGCAGGACGTCGCTCGTCTGGACACCCTGGTCACGGTTGTGGATGCCGGTCGCTTCCTGCACGACTATCGCGCGGCCCGTTCACTCGAAGAGCATGGGGAATCGTTGGGCGAGGGGGATGAGCGCACGGTCACCGACCTGCTGGTTGAGCAGGTCGAGTTTGCCGATGTGATCGTGATCAACAAAGTTGATCGTCTCGGCGACGAGGAACTCGAGGAACTCTCGGCCGTCCTTAGGGCGCTGAACCCCGGGGCGCGTCAGCTGCGCGCGGAGCACGCCAGGATCCCGCTGGAGGAGGTCCTGAATACCGGCCGTTTTGATTTTGATGAGGCCTCCCGCTCGGCGGCCTGGGTGCGCGAGCTCAACGGAGAGCACACCCCGGAAACCGAAGCCTATGGCATCGGCAGCTTTGTCTACCGGGCGACGGCTCCCTTTAACGCCGAAAAAATCTGGGCCTACATGAACGACGCGTCAAACTGGAAGGGGATGCTCCGCTCCAAAGGCTTCTTCTGGGTGGCCTCCGACCATCGCGCCGTCTACGAATGGGCCCAGGCCGGCGGCGTGAGCGATGTGAGACCCGTGGGGCTGTGGTGGGCGTCGATTCCCGAGGAACATTGGGATTTTGCCCCCGAGGATCGCCCCGACGCGCAAGACGACTGGGACGAACGCTTCGGTGACCGGAGCCAGCAGCTCGTCTTCATCGGTCAGCATCTCGACGTGGCGAAGATTCGTGCCTCACTCGATGCCTGCTTGCTCGATGACGAGCTCCTTCGCCTGGGAAGCCGGCACTGGATGGACCTCCCTCATCCCTTGCCCCGTTCAATGCCAGCTGGCGACTAA
- a CDS encoding glutathione S-transferase family protein, whose translation MTQSLTFYTNPMSRGRIVRWMLEELGQPYETRILEYDTTMKSPEYLAINPMGKVPALVHGDQVVTECAAICAYLAEAFPEAELGPRPEERASYYRWLFFAAGPIDSAVTNRAVGIEVAPESTRQFGYGNFKLAMDTLAYAVSQHDFIAGDRFTAADVYVGSQVGWGLEFKSMEARPEFEAYWSRLKGREAYRRALAIDLALCEEA comes from the coding sequence ATGACTCAGTCGCTTACGTTCTACACCAACCCGATGTCGCGGGGGCGCATTGTACGCTGGATGCTTGAGGAACTCGGGCAGCCCTATGAGACCCGGATTCTCGAGTATGACACCACGATGAAGTCGCCCGAGTACCTGGCGATCAATCCGATGGGCAAGGTTCCCGCGCTGGTGCATGGGGACCAGGTGGTCACCGAGTGCGCGGCCATCTGTGCCTATCTGGCCGAGGCCTTTCCGGAGGCTGAGCTTGGCCCGCGGCCTGAGGAGCGGGCCAGTTATTATCGATGGCTCTTTTTTGCCGCGGGACCCATCGACTCGGCCGTGACGAACCGTGCCGTGGGCATTGAAGTGGCGCCCGAGAGCACCCGCCAGTTTGGCTACGGAAACTTCAAGTTGGCCATGGACACGCTGGCGTACGCGGTAAGCCAGCACGACTTTATTGCCGGCGATCGTTTTACGGCAGCCGACGTCTACGTAGGCAGTCAGGTCGGTTGGGGGCTTGAGTTCAAGAGCATGGAGGCTCGCCCCGAGTTTGAAGCCTACTGGAGTCGTCTTAAGGGCCGCGAGGCGTATCGGCGAGCGCTGGCGATCGATCTGGCGCTGTGCGAAGAGGCGTGA
- a CDS encoding DUF302 domain-containing protein, with the protein MYDRDYALTTRVEGTLQDVDARVREALKAQGFGVLTEIDIQATLKKKLDVDRRPYVILGACSPPLAHKALEAELPIGLLLPCNVTIFEGDDAQIYVQAINPVVMFEMIDNPQVAEVAQEVGERLQRALDAL; encoded by the coding sequence ATGTATGACCGCGACTACGCGTTGACCACCCGGGTTGAGGGCACGCTGCAGGACGTCGATGCCAGAGTGCGAGAGGCGCTCAAAGCCCAGGGGTTCGGAGTTCTCACCGAGATCGACATCCAGGCGACGCTCAAGAAGAAACTCGACGTGGACCGGCGCCCCTACGTGATTCTGGGCGCGTGCAGCCCTCCGCTGGCCCACAAAGCACTGGAGGCGGAGCTTCCTATCGGCCTGCTTCTGCCCTGCAACGTCACCATCTTCGAGGGGGACGATGCTCAGATTTATGTGCAGGCCATTAACCCCGTAGTGATGTTTGAGATGATCGACAATCCGCAGGTCGCCGAGGTCGCTCAGGAGGTTGGCGAGCGTTTGCAGCGGGCGCTGGATGCCCTGTGA
- a CDS encoding APC family permease — MGESEDERQAHYHAGSLSLTATVALGTGVMIGAGIFALTGQIAELAGGLFPVAFVLGAIVSGVSAYSYIKVASAYPSAGGIAMILQKAYGRSMTTASAALLMAFSMIINESLVARTFATYTMQLFPGGNNEVWVPVLAVGLIVVAFVINLAGNAIIGTASNIAAVLKIGGLVVFVAIALAASGLSWKIKMWPPAGDPGVAGSAGAIALAILAFKGFTTITNSGDEVVNPQRNVGRAIVISLVICLVLYMGVSVAVASSMSLEELVQARDYALAEAARPAIGGYGKVFTVGLAMVATASGLLASIFAVSRMLAMLTDMKLIPHRHFGMPGNVQKHTLVYTVVLAAVMATLFDLTRIASIGAIFYLVMDITIHVGVFRHLHRDVGASRVVVGGAIALDGAALGAFVWVKTVSDPLIVGISLGAIVLITLLERVFLWRVDAESGEEGHEGG, encoded by the coding sequence ATGGGGGAATCGGAAGACGAACGACAGGCTCACTACCATGCTGGCAGCCTCAGTCTGACAGCGACGGTGGCGCTGGGGACCGGGGTGATGATCGGCGCGGGGATTTTTGCGCTGACCGGTCAGATCGCGGAGCTGGCCGGCGGGCTCTTTCCTGTGGCCTTTGTGCTGGGAGCGATTGTCAGCGGGGTTAGCGCCTACAGTTACATCAAGGTTGCCAGCGCCTATCCGTCGGCGGGAGGCATCGCGATGATCCTGCAGAAGGCCTATGGTCGCTCGATGACGACGGCTTCGGCGGCGTTACTGATGGCGTTCTCCATGATCATCAACGAGAGCCTGGTGGCGCGTACCTTTGCGACCTACACCATGCAGCTGTTCCCAGGGGGGAACAACGAGGTGTGGGTGCCGGTCCTGGCCGTGGGGCTGATCGTGGTGGCGTTTGTGATCAACCTGGCCGGGAACGCGATCATTGGCACGGCCTCCAACATTGCCGCGGTCCTGAAGATCGGGGGGCTTGTTGTCTTCGTGGCCATCGCCCTGGCGGCGAGTGGGCTGAGCTGGAAGATCAAGATGTGGCCACCGGCCGGAGACCCGGGTGTGGCCGGGTCTGCCGGTGCCATCGCGTTGGCGATCCTGGCGTTTAAGGGCTTTACGACGATTACCAACAGTGGGGATGAGGTCGTGAATCCGCAGCGCAATGTCGGGCGCGCGATCGTGATCTCGCTCGTGATTTGCCTGGTGCTCTATATGGGGGTGAGCGTGGCGGTCGCGTCGAGCATGAGCCTGGAGGAACTGGTTCAGGCGCGCGATTACGCTCTGGCGGAGGCTGCTCGCCCGGCCATTGGGGGGTATGGCAAGGTTTTCACCGTGGGACTGGCGATGGTGGCTACCGCGTCAGGGCTGCTGGCGAGTATTTTCGCGGTTTCTCGCATGCTGGCGATGCTCACGGATATGAAGCTGATCCCGCATCGCCACTTTGGGATGCCCGGAAACGTCCAGAAGCACACGTTGGTGTACACGGTGGTGTTGGCGGCGGTGATGGCGACGCTTTTTGATCTAACGCGCATCGCGTCGATCGGGGCGATCTTCTACCTGGTGATGGATATCACCATTCATGTGGGCGTGTTCCGGCATCTGCATCGCGATGTGGGCGCGAGTCGGGTGGTGGTTGGGGGGGCGATTGCGTTGGATGGCGCGGCGCTGGGGGCGTTTGTCTGGGTAAAGACGGTCAGTGATCCGCTTATTGTGGGGATCAGTCTGGGGGCGATCGTGCTGATCACGCTTCTGGAGCGAGTCTTTTTGTGGCGAGTGGATGCGGAGTCTGGAGAGGAGGGGCATGAAGGTGGGTGA